From the Candidatus Nealsonbacteria bacterium genome, one window contains:
- a CDS encoding DUF4395 domain-containing protein, which translates to MKQCLIYNSSLRFSRAVAGILTLIAVLIHNHWLVLAASILVGLRIFSVKIDILYQFHALVLKKLLKEKSEPIQKNPEELNFVAGMTAVLLFIGFLFLYFEKFVDFAWIFILIMAFLIFLACFVGFCVATLMYVFFKKIFKR; encoded by the coding sequence TTTTCCAGAGCTGTTGCTGGAATTTTAACCTTAATTGCTGTTTTAATTCATAATCATTGGTTAGTGTTAGCAGCAAGTATTTTAGTGGGATTGAGAATTTTCTCCGTAAAAATTGATATCCTTTATCAATTTCACGCTTTAGTTTTAAAAAAATTACTCAAAGAGAAGTCGGAACCAATTCAGAAAAACCCGGAAGAATTAAATTTTGTTGCCGGCATGACGGCAGTCCTTCTTTTTATAGGTTTTTTATTTCTCTATTTTGAAAAATTTGTTGATTTCGCTTGGATTTTTATTTTAATAATGGCTTTCTTGATATTTTTAGCTTGTTTTGTTGGTTTTTGTGTAGCTACTTTAATGTACGTTTTTTTCAAAAAGATTTTTAAAAGATAA